In Amyelois transitella isolate CPQ chromosome 28, ilAmyTran1.1, whole genome shotgun sequence, the following are encoded in one genomic region:
- the LOC106134395 gene encoding uncharacterized protein LOC106134395: protein MSDKIKSLPPPTSKTLKAKRPSTVSAATTSSRGKIPTTSAKDKNTISRPKVSKNTTVIGDGDVTICKPEASLPDFDAEQRQIAYGKFMRAMLEDCLVDEKIEREETQIDIQMAQLADRFQKTIEQLDKTNKRLKNISFVVEKKRLIDLKNRDVSQFYDMTETSKVEEILTNLMTTEQACLDKLETKNIDFGYDKNSGHRQLLDAVNDAIEGLEQIKKHSKLDIDKFKEYEKSQQTLVQLEKDRFDLDSLKAEFDVKFPNFSEKLMKEVSEKIAGITNDDDED, encoded by the exons ATGTCCGACAAAATCAAATCATTGCCTCCCCCAACTTCTAAAACATTGAAAGCAAAACGCCCCTCAACAGTCAGCGCCGCTACTACGTCTTCTCGCGGAAAAATACCAACAACATCAGCAAAGGACAAAAATACTATTTCGCGGCCTAAAGTTAGTAAAAATACAACTGTGATCGGTGATGGCGATGTTACAATATGTAAACCAGAAGCTTCATTGCCTGATTTTGATGCTGAGCAGCGGCAAATAGCATATGGGAAATTTATGCGCGCTATGCTAGAAGACTGTCTCGTTGACGAAAAAATTGAGCGCGAGGAAACCCAGATAGATATTCAGATGGCCCAGTTGGCAGACAGGTTTCAGAAAACTATAGAACAGTTGGACAAAACCAATAAAAGGCTGAAGAATATATCATTTGTTGTTGAAAAGAAAAG attaATAGACCTCAAGAACAGAGACGTCTCTCAATTCTACGACATGACAGAAACCTCAAAGGTTGAAGAGATTCTTACAAATCTAATGACAACTGAGCAAGCATGCCTTGATAAATTGGAGACCAAAAACATAGACTTTGGCTACGATAAAAACAGTGGCCATAGACAACTACTTGATGCCGTCAATGATGCTATAGAGGGTTTGGAACAGATTAAAAAGCATTCAAAGTTGGACATAGACAAATTTAAGGAGTACGAGAAATCTCAACAGACATTGGTGCAATTGGAGAAGGATAGGTTTGATCTGGATAGTTTGAAAGCAGAGTTTGATGTGAAATTCCCGAATTTCAGTGAGAAACTGATGAAGGAGGTGTCGGAGAAGATCGCCGGGATCacaaatgatgatgatgaagattGA